AGGAACGCATTAAAAAAGTCTCAGTGTTGAGAATGGACCACAGTATGTTTGTTGATAGTctcttttgaaaaatgttttttgtggaAGTTAAAACAACACTCAACAACCTTAACAATTAAAACACAGTTCTTGTTTCCAAATCCAATTTTTGTGTTTCTAATGGCATGCTTCaatattttgtcttttcaacCCATTTCTCTTCACTTTGTGATGTTGATTCAAGTATCTGCACCAATGCAAAGATAATGACAAGGATATTATTAAACTTTGTAGGATTTTTTTACAACAAAAGAAGCCCCCGGATCTTGCACTCATACGATTGCAATCCTGATGTGTCTATTCATTGTGTTTCtggtcaccatggtgattttCCAAATCGGGAGAAAAAAGTGTCAGCTTCCCAACAGGCATCCATGCATGTCTGCCCCATGCTTCCCAGCTCCACGAGCCCTTCTCACACAgctttcacatttttccatgTGTGCCCATCATTACCGGTACACATATTTTCTAATCACaatcatttatttaatgaaaaaaatcaaaatgagcTTCACTTTTTATGATTGTGGGGTTGCATTTTAAACAGACTTATAAACTAGAATCAGTTATGACTCAATTAAAAATCCTTACAACTCTAAGAATAGCAGAACACATAGAATACAACATAATATAGCCTGAGATATTTAAATGTGAATCAGCAAATTGCAGAAGTATTGCAGGTTTATCTGCACTTAGTGGCCTCTCATTTCATTGTGCACTGTGACAGAGTTTAAATCAATAACGCCGTCAATCTTTAAACAGGTAGATGTTTGTCTCAGAGGCCATGACAGTTCAGAAATCTGTTTAACATGACATCAGTGGGTTCAGCTTCAGGTCTGATTCTTGTCCTTTGCATTAGCGCCCTCTATCATTTCAACATGTGCACACATAGATAGTTTGACTTGAATCTGAATGGTTCTTTGTATCAACTCATTTCCCCAtggctcctcctcgtcttctctAACTGTCTATCTGGTCTAACACtgtgctgatcagctgcttGCTGATTTGATTCTTTCAACATCAAACAAAACTTATCATAATTGGCACCGGTTTTATCTCATCATGTAGGTCATAATAATGGAATGGCCTAGATTTCAATTACAGTATATTATAATCTGAGTTGTAACCATTCCTAATTTGATTGTCCTTGAGGAATGAAATGTATTTAGTTGTTGGACTAGTGAGTTTAGAGTCAGTGCCAAACCAATTTAGAAATGCCTGCAACTGTTTACTAATAACAAACAGCCTTTCTCAGCTCAGCAGGACATGACAGAAACCCTTGGCTCCATCGCATCCATTTTTATAATCATCACACAACCAACAATCGACATGTGATTATAATACAAATTCAGTCACTGGCCTTGGAGCATGACGCAGCTTCCAGCAGCTGTTGGTGAAAAGAGAAGAGACCTTAAaagcttgatttaaaaaaaaaaactcctcctgGTGGCCAGAAACAAGTGTGTGCAGTTATGTTGTCCTCAAAAGGCCAAAAGAGCAAACTGTGggcttcttttcaaatattgTAAGACTCTAAGATATtgaaactaaataaaacattgCATGAGTAACTTATACGATAATTTAGGTTTTGATTTGAAGTTTAATCAggtattttttttgctgtaattaattattaattcatttataCAGTAATAGAAATAATTCAGAGAACCGTCTACTGTGCAGTCTTTGTCTAATGAACTGTGGTTTGTGGTCAGAagtaatgttttgttttaaaggaGAAACAATGTTATTTTGCAACCATTAATtatatttttgttatttctctGTCCCCTTTCTGCAGGCCTTTGCTCTAAACCAAGTGAAACCTTACATTTGCACTACAGAAGCCTGCCCAACCCTGTTGGTCGATACAAACAAGATCCTGCAAGAGGCTTCAAGTGGAGAAAAGGATActtaaagaaatcagacaaaGAATAGCATAAAACAACAACTAATATTAGATATAAGTAAGAAATTCAAAAAGGCAGCtacagtttttatttgtgtacaacagtaaaaaaaaagacaaaaaaaaaaagcaccagtCATCGACATTTGACATCAGAAGCAGCGATGTTCCAACGTCTGAGCAACCTGCTGtttggagaggtggaggaggtgtcgGCTGACCTGAAGGGGCCCAAACCTTGTGTGACGGAGGCCGACGAGGAGGGATGGATGCTCGTCAACCTGCCTGGTGAGTCAGAGAGACCTGAAATAGACTgatgtcagattttttttaaatcacagcaaAGTGATAATTTATGAAATAATTTTTCATTTCCTAAATAAATTGAATAAAATGAGACTTGACTGTGAAATAATTTGTATCCTGGCTTCAGTGAAATATCTAATTTGCTCATATGCTGTATAGATTTGGAGTAGTTACAAAGATGAAGCTGgcttaaatactttttttcaaagttttggCAGCACTGAGCGATAGGCCAGTCAACCTATCGCTCAGATTTGATTAACATATTTAAAAGACTGCTTGAATTGTCCATCATGTTGAATTAAATCTCCTGAAGCCAGTCTGGGGAAGTTGGCCACAGCTAAACGTGGTATTTTTAGTGCACACAGCGTTCTAGGAAAATCCTTTCCAGTGAAGTCTGCAGTCTtgcttgcatgtgtgtgccACTGACTAACACTGGCAGTGGAGAAATAATGGCGGGAATGCTGGAGTGGGGTGACAAATCAGTTTGGGCGTAGCTCGACGCCGgcactgctgctcatccacaTGGCTGCCAAGTGAAAAGTGTTGTCCGTCAAAAGACGGAAACACGTGATTATCTGTCAACATGCTTGTCCTTTCACTTTGTTTATGATCGGGATCATGACAAAGCTGACTCAGCAGGACAAATTTGCTTTTGTGCTTGTTTGGAAAccagcaaggaaaaaaaaaaaaaacatgagaacaaatacacaaagtCAAGACAAACATTATGTCACTGCCATAATTAGAGGGTCAACACCACTAATGATATGACtcttttatgttttgtgtttccttACCCCCCCTTCTTCCTACCTTCCTtcaatttgtttaaacaccctTACATTCCCCACACTGGTATGCGTGCGCGTGCGTATGTGATCCCTTTAAAATGATCCACTTCAACCCGCAtggctttttgaaaacaaatctGCCACATTTGCATAATCTTGGACAACATCCCCCTCCTGTCTGAAACATCTGTCTGCTCCACCCCCTGGTCTCATCTCTGCCATGCGCTCAGAAGAGTGCATGATGCAGGtggaagatgagacgggaaccCCGCAGATTGCACAGTCATCATCCGAAAGTCCCTCATCCaatcaccaaaacacacaaaacaggactGAGTGTCCGGCCCCCGTTCCCCGCCCGCCACACAAGCGCCGCAGGACACATAAAGGCCGGGCGCAGGGTGCAGTGGTATCATCAGACCCCCTACTTTGCCCCAGCACCAGTCCGTCTGACATGGGTGCCACGTCACCCGTGACCCTGCCAAGGCGAGCCAGACTGTCCacgccctcctccaccccgtcgGAGTCCCCGGGCTCTGGGAGTGAGTGTGGGGCCAGCGGGGGTAGCAGTAGGGCAGGCTCAGAGAGAGGCTGCATGGATGAGAGCTGGTTTGTCACCCCTCCCCCCTGTTTCACTGCAGAGGGAGCCACGGCAGAGGCCAGCCCGATGGAGGACCTGCTCATCGAGCACCCCAGCATGTCCGTCTACGTCTCGCCCAACAATCTGTCCATGCTCTCCAACAGCAACCTGTCTGCGGTGGGAGAGGAAAGCGTCGTCAGTCTGACGAGCAGCGTGAGGTAGGAAGTCTCGACTCGACCGATAACAGCTTTTTTCCAGAGTCAGCAGAACCGCAACAAACccatgtcttcctctctctgtgccCTCACAGCAGGGTGGCCgaacccgccgccgccgtccccgccGCTCGGGGCGCCGCCCGGGTGAGCCGTGGAGCGGCCGCCCAGGCCGGAGCCCTGGCCAAGGTCACCCAGGTGGCCCGGGTGCAGCGTAGCAAAGCCCGCGTCGAGCGGCGCCATCTGGCCCGCAATCGCATCCAACGCCAAAACCGCACCCGCGAGCAGGTCCCTCGCCACGCGGCTCACGCCAGAAACACCTTCCTCCACCAGCCCAGCAAGCGCAACTTCTGCCACTGAACTCCCCGGTAGCCACGGGGCGTCACTCTGAGGGCATTAGGAACACATAGTCAACTCTGACAAATATCCACCCACAGCATATTGGTTTCCGTTGCTGCATATTATCTTGCATTATTACTCAGATGACAGTAGAGCAGTTGCTTTTTTTTGGGTTGAGTTTTTGGCACAAACAGGCTTGGAATTGTAGTTTTATGCCCGACTCTGCTGGTGAAAAGCCCTCTGAGTAGATCCTTGCTAACCTATTTCATAGTTATTCCCCAGTGCAGTATACAAGAATTTTAAACAGTCTTTAAAATATTCATATACATTGTAGTAATCGTAATGTCAAAGTGCAACAAAAACGTTGAGTTCTAATAATTTTCTGCACTTATCAAagtctccttcttctttctttcagtaTGTATTTGTTCTTGTTAATTCAAGACTTATATTTCTATAATAGTTAATTTTGCAAGTGATTAACTGAAAACGGAAAAATCGACATGTACTTCGATGTGACTGGTGAATCTGACTTTTCTGGTGGAAACAATGCGAGGAAGCGTTTTTACAGTCAGCACAGCTCCACACATCTGCAAAGCTTTCATTTATGGAACCTTCTTTCAAAATGggatttattttgttcatgGAAAGGTATACCGTGGTGAGGTTGGAGCGTGGGGGAATTCACACATTTGTTTCTGTTCAGCCACATTTGCAAACATGTAAATGGCTTGAAACCCCAAAGGAAGCATCGTGTGAGAATTCTCTCCTCTAACCTTCAGATGGAGAAGAGCAGGTAGATGGTGGTGAGAGTATGAGCAAAACAGACTAAAGagtaaaagaaataataaaattagGAAGGAAAGGTTGCAGGAAAGTGTTTCGTAACCCCTGAAGCAGCCTGAAACTGAGTTTTCTGAATTCAACATCCCACCTCAATGGAAAACACTGAGAATATCAACAGCGTTTTGCATATTCAAGTGACTTTTCTAGGAAGATGAATTAGTTACTCATTTTATAAACAGGCATATAAGGTCACCTTCAATTTTCTGCATCTAAGTAATATGGATGCAGTAAAAGATGCCTTTGGGTTACAGATCACGGCAGGTTACGGTAAGTGCAGAGCGGTAATGATTGGAactctttattttgttttgttacagTGTTATTAACCTATTTTCTCCAATAAGTTGTAGCATTATGTTGCAGTCTCCTTTCGCATGATTCCACCAAAAGAGAAAGCTGTTCCCACTTTGCACTCGAAGACAAAGCGCTCGTTTGGCTTTTTAATTCaacaagttattaaaaaaaaaaaaagtacttgtGAAACCTGAAGCGCATGATGATGATCATTACATGCGTAGTTTGCAAACTTAAGACATGTGCCCAGCACACACCAGTCCCTTTCATCTACACTGAGTGCTGCGATTCTGTGTTATCCATGAGAAGACCAAAAACATATGATCCATCCACATGTCAGACACTTTTCTTACACCTTAAAAAGTAACTGGCGTCATGGAGGACAGttgtcaggagggaggagaaaaacatttcCTCGATGCGTAACATGAAgcatttttccccccacattCAACACAATCATCACAGCGTGATCGAACATCCGCTCCATCCTTGTCTATCTCTTTCTTGTTAGCACATCAAGCTCTAACAGCGTCCACTTAAAAATCTAGCTTACTGATATGTATTCTACAACAATAGTAAACAATGGTGCTGAAGTGTATACTAATGTTTGTAAATTATTTGAGACATGGATGTAAGTTTGCACTGTCATTCTTTTTGTGAGTCGGAAATTTTAGCGGTGTGCtgtgtgcttgttttatttttgtgatttttttttccttttaattttgttttgattcagaCTGCGTGTGGGAAAGTGTACTGACATGCTAAATGCTAGAAactctttcttaaaaaaaaaaaaaaattcttattaGTTTCTCTTGTAAATATTCTGAAACTGTTTATAATGCTCCGTTAGATGTCAAAGCCTCTCAGGAGTTGAGTCCACAACATTGTGTCCAGTGGGACTGATGAGAATCCACTCTTTGCCTCACCTCTATGCTCATTTTCTAACTAAGAAGGCATTTCAGTGGCCAAAGGTGGCGTCTCTGCCCCAACTTCAGTCCCGTTCTGCTGAGAGCACCAGAAAAACAGCACTCGACTCAGTGTTAATGTGCCATACAGGCAAAACACTGCCCTCCAGAGGGACCACTCAgcacctgctgtgtttcagtaCATCAGTGCTGGTGGGTTACAAGACAGATTGAGAGTCTCTTCATTCATTTCTtgttattttaaaattaaaaatgtgttctttTGATCTAAGATCGTTTGATTTCCCTTGAATCAAGTACCAcaaaattttattttctgtcaatAATCCTTTAAATTACTGTGTTTTATTCAGAATATGTTAATTTATGACACGATTGCTATTTCCGTTGTGAAGATGACTTTGATTTATGTGGATTCATCCAGTGCAGTGAATGGTTCTGTAGTGacgtgagcacacacacacacatggggaCACGTGTTGATCTCTGTTTAGGCTTCCACACTCTCGAGGTTAGACTCTGCctctgaaatagaaaaaaaaaacaacaaaaaagaatatATAACAGGGTAATAATGAGAGATCAcagacatgtgtgtgtgtacatgtgtgtatgtgtgtgcatgctagAAGCACTACAGACACTTGCCACTGCAAACATGTCATGTTTtcccttttactttttttttgtttgtttgttttttgttcctttCTCACCAGTGTCATGTAAAATGGAAACGTGTCTTTGGTATGCTGTGTGTGATCATGGAAAGTCGTGGTTTTATGAGTGGAAGTATCTGGAATTGGGGAGAGGGAGTGATTAACCAATGTGTCGAGCCTATTTCACGAGAGGGGTGTGAACAAGGGCAGTGTGAGGCAGGAGATAAATAGTtcatatatttaaagaaaaaaaaaagaaatgaaatgtgttgtaaaaaaaaaaaaaatctaccatATGCTTGTATTTTCCCATATAGTTATTAGAACAGTCGTTCAATAATAggatgttttaaatgaaaagcatTGAATGTCTGGGGAGTTTCGTATGTTTTATGTTGTGCCCTGAAATAATGGCAGCTTAAAAACATTTGGGGTTTCACCCATATTACATCTGAATTAGTACACCTCTCTCcctataaaaaaagaaatatatagaATATAAAACATCGGTGTATCTGATATATTTGGTGATTTGTGCCTTTCACTATTTCTGCATGGTTTATGTGATGTACCAATTTTCCAACCCTAAACTTGGACTGACAGGCAAGAcctatgcaaaaaaaaatcatcgaATGGGTTATCCAGCATCcattcagaaaacacagatACCCGCcaccaaaaaggaaaaaaaaaagtaacaacatCAATAAATTCTCAGGTTAACACCTGAATCTTGTGTCATTATTTTaataacattatttttttctggaaaaattCACACATTCAAAAGGGAACTATCCTCGATTTCAAATGTGAAATGGTTGCAGAGACCTGGACAGTTATATTTAGGGAAATCGTACCAGACAACGAGACATTGCAGTGATCCTCAGGCGTGACTGCGTCGTCACAGAAGAAACAATATAACAAACCCAAACCTGCACAAGAACAACATGCACACTAACTCCACACACTCACCCAACACACACCCAGTCTCAAACCAGGGATACGCTCCCTGTGACTCAAGAGGGCAAACAACTCCACAACTCTGCAGTCCCAAGACACAAGCAAAATATAGAATTACGTAAGAAAAATCTAATATCGCACAATTTATTCACTTATTTTTCTCTTGACCTCAGGTGGAAATGATCTTCATCACATCATTTTAATCCCTTTAAGAGGAAAGGGAACAtcttggaaaatgtattttttttcacatttgttacAAATTAACAATGCTAACTTCATGACAGTCA
The DNA window shown above is from Salarias fasciatus chromosome 20, fSalaFa1.1, whole genome shotgun sequence and carries:
- the tp53inp2b gene encoding tumor protein p53-inducible nuclear protein 2 isoform X2, whose amino-acid sequence is MFQRLSNLLFGEVEEVSADLKGPKPCVTEADEEGWMLVNLPECMMQVEDETGTPQIAQSSSESPSSNHQNTQNRTECPAPVPRPPHKRRRTHKGRAQGAVVSSDPLLCPSTSPSDMGATSPVTLPRRARLSTPSSTPSESPGSGSECGASGGSSRAGSERGCMDESWFVTPPPCFTAEGATAEASPMEDLLIEHPSMSVYVSPNNLSMLSNSNLSAVGEESVVSLTSSVSRVAEPAAAVPAARGAARVSRGAAAQAGALAKVTQVARVQRSKARVERRHLARNRIQRQNRTREQVPRHAAHARNTFLHQPSKRNFCH
- the tp53inp2b gene encoding tumor protein p53-inducible nuclear protein 2 isoform X4; the protein is MFQRLSNLLFGEVEEVSADLKGPKPCVTEADEEGWMLVNLPEGATAEASPMEDLLIEHPSMSVYVSPNNLSMLSNSNLSAVGEESVVSLTSSVSRVAEPAAAVPAARGAARVSRGAAAQAGALAKVTQVARVQRSKARVERRHLARNRIQRQNRTREQVPRHAAHARNTFLHQPSKRNFCH
- the tp53inp2b gene encoding tumor protein p53-inducible nuclear protein 2 isoform X3: MFQRLSNLLFGEVEEVSADLKGPKPCVTEADEEGWMLVNLPEECMMQVEDETGTPQIAQSSSESPSSNHQNTQNRTECPAPVPRPPHKRRRTHKGRAQGAVVSSDPLLCPSTSPSDMGATSPVTLPRRARLSTPSSTPSESPGSGKGATAEASPMEDLLIEHPSMSVYVSPNNLSMLSNSNLSAVGEESVVSLTSSVSRVAEPAAAVPAARGAARVSRGAAAQAGALAKVTQVARVQRSKARVERRHLARNRIQRQNRTREQVPRHAAHARNTFLHQPSKRNFCH
- the tp53inp2b gene encoding tumor protein p53-inducible nuclear protein 2 isoform X1 — protein: MFQRLSNLLFGEVEEVSADLKGPKPCVTEADEEGWMLVNLPEECMMQVEDETGTPQIAQSSSESPSSNHQNTQNRTECPAPVPRPPHKRRRTHKGRAQGAVVSSDPLLCPSTSPSDMGATSPVTLPRRARLSTPSSTPSESPGSGSECGASGGSSRAGSERGCMDESWFVTPPPCFTAEGATAEASPMEDLLIEHPSMSVYVSPNNLSMLSNSNLSAVGEESVVSLTSSVSRVAEPAAAVPAARGAARVSRGAAAQAGALAKVTQVARVQRSKARVERRHLARNRIQRQNRTREQVPRHAAHARNTFLHQPSKRNFCH